The sequence CTAAGTATGAGATGACTGATTTGGGCTTACTTCATCATTTCCTTGGCATGGGAGTTGTTCAGACTGAGTCTAGTATATTTctacatcaaaagaaatatgctaGCACCTTGTTGAGCAAGTTTGGTTTGACTGAGTGCAAATCTGTGACAACACCTCTGGTTGCCACTGAGAAACTAGCTAAGGATGATGGGAGTGGAGCtgcaaatgaagaacaataCAGAA is a genomic window of Prunus dulcis unplaced genomic scaffold, ALMONDv2, whole genome shotgun sequence containing:
- the LOC117613781 gene encoding uncharacterized mitochondrial protein AtMg00810-like, whose product is MAKYEMTDLGLLHHFLGMGVVQTESSIFLHQKKYASTLLSKFGLTECKSVTTPLVATEKLAKDDGSGAANEEQYRSIVGSLLYLTATRPDIMYASSLLARFMHCPTNRHYGTAKRVLRYIKGTLDYGLEYVK